In a single window of the Magnolia sinica isolate HGM2019 chromosome 7, MsV1, whole genome shotgun sequence genome:
- the LOC131251854 gene encoding disease resistance protein RGA2-like, which produces MVDSLVSLAKEKLTKVLEDEAVLLVGVTNEIENLSITFNLLQAVLKDAETQRVKNEAVKKWLENLKDVAYDVDDILDEWTTDALRPQAPDEGDGSCFSFLVTCYLSCVTFFNHVALRHKIGSRIKEVKGRLDVIEKAKNQLGLKVDSEKMERVNGEVRPAEISERETASLLDRPSVFGREDDKNRVVDLLLGESSGEVNEVPFVVISIVGMGGLGKTTLAQLAYNDEKVMGHFQMRMWVCVSEDFDVKRITKSIIQSATKTGCESLDLDQLQCRLREMLHAKRFLLVLDDIWSEEPDKWDRLKPPFQAGAPGSRIIVTTRSENVAFAMGRGLMHKLAVLSDDDCWLVFWHRALEHRSAEERSKLEDIGREIVNKCGGLPLAAKTIGSAMGSRRTILDWKLVLESDIWNSHDVLKDVLPALLLSYHDLPPALKQCFAYFSIFPKDWEIKKDMTVKLWVAQGFIPSNGSRDMEETGSQYFDDLLGRSLLQDAELDDDKNIVKCKMHDLVHDLAKSVAGSECSLVDIREQASLNPSNLRHSFLYGSFVVWPTLYKANKLRTLLCDSRIYMPRVPNNLFNHFRHLRALDLSHTSIQKLPGTVGKLKQLRYLDLSWTAIEELPEEVSNCVNLQTLKLDYCLQLKKLPKGLGKMINLRHLGLEGTDELKYLPQGIGRLSSLRTITKLIVEGGIEGCKWGEVKQLINHLHLQGRLQIIGLEKVKSRDEAREAELYKQQDIYALSYEYRGYEALDDDEVKRMEDVLEILKPHTNLKELAIRSYKGWKLPKWIEDPVFSNLVKVILSSCKQLPGLGKLPSLKYLYIRAMEELRKVGGEFSGDDNNDGSGGVVSFPKLETLSFGNMSNWEEWELIGDGEVMPSLLLLEIKDCPKLKELPGNLPPRLRKLILTIGNDGLESGGPLPILPNLNHLVIWGSDEMTSFPCGWLGQLKALQNLEIVFCLNLRSLPEELQHLSMLQQLKIQFCPLLKERCREGGEDRYKIAHIPNIIIT; this is translated from the coding sequence ATGGTTGATTCACTGGTCTCGCTTGCCAAAGAAAAATTGACCAAAGTTCTTGAAGATGAGGCGGTTTTGTTGGTGGGTGTCACCAACGAAATCGAAAACCTTTCCATTACGTTCAACTTGCTCCAAGCTGTGCTTAAAGATGCTGAAACTCAGCGAGTGAAGAACGAAGCTGTGAAGAAGTGGTTGGAGAATCTCAAAGACGTGGCCTACGATGTGGATGACATACTGGATGAGTGGACGACAGATGCTCTCAGACCACAGGCTCCAGATGAAGGTGATGGCTCCTGTTTCAGCTTCCTTGTTACTTGCTACCTCTCCTGTGTTACTTTCTTCAATCATGTCGCGTTACGCCACAAAATTGGGAGTAGGATAAAGGAGGTGAAGGGTAGATTAGATGTTATCGAAAAAGCTAAGAACCAATTGGGTCTTAAAGTAGATAGTGAGAAGATGGAAAGGGTGAATGGTGAAGTGAGGCCGGCCGAGATCAGTGAGCGAGAGACAGCATCCCTACTCGACCGACCGTCAGTTTTTGGCAGAGAAGATGATAAAAATAGAGTCGTAGACTTGTTACTGGGGGAGAGTAGTGGAGAGGTGAATGAGGTGCCCTTCGTCGTCATTTCTATCGTTGGAATGGGGGGGTTGGGGAAGACCACCCTTGCTCAGCTCGCCTACAACGATGAGAAAGTCATGGGGCATTTCCAGATGAGAATGTGGGTATGTGTTTCTGAAGATTTCGATGTGAAACGAATTACGAAATCAATCATCCAGTCTGCAACAAAGACTGGTTGCGAGTCATTAGACTTGGATCAGTTGCAATGCCGCCTTCGTGAAATGTTGCATGCAAAGCGATTCTTGCTTGTGCTTGATGACATTTGGAGTGAAGAACCTGACAAGTGGGACAGACTGAAACCTCCCTTCCAAGCTGGTGCACCAGGGAGCAGAATCATTGTAACAACTCGCAGTGAAAATGTTGCATTCGCGATGGGAAGGGGTCTCATGCACAAACTGGCAGTCTTATCTGATGATGATTGCTGGTTAGTATTCTGGCACAGAGCGCTTGAGCATCGGAGTGCCGAAGAGCGTTCAAAGTTGGAAGATATTGGAAGGGAAATCGTAAACAAGTGTGGAGGGCTCCCTCTCGCTGCGAAGACAATAGGGAGTGCCATGGGGTCGAGAAGGACGATACTTGACTGGAAGCTTGTCTTGGAAAGCGACATATGGAATTCACATGATGTCTTAAAAGACGTTTTACCAGCTTTGTTACTCAGCTACCATGACTTGCCTCCTGCTTTGAAGCAATGCTTTGCTTATTTCTCCATCTTCCCGAAAGATTGGGAGATAAAGAAGGATATGACAGTGAAGTTATGGGTGGCACAAGGTTTCATCCCCTCCAACGGCAGTAGAGATATGGAAGAAACTGGGAGTCAGTATTTTGATGATTTACTAGGACGCTCGTTGCTTCAAGATGCAGAGTTGGACGATGACAAGAACATAGTCAagtgcaagatgcatgatttagttcatgATCTTGCAAAATCCGTTGCAGGAAGTGAATGTTCACTGGTGGATATCAGAGAACAAGCCTCGCTGAACCCAAGCAATCTCCGCCATTCTTTTTTATATGGCAGTTTTGTAGTTTGGCCCACCTTGTATAAGGCTAACAAGTTGCGGACGTTGCTATGCGACTCAAGAATCTACATGCCTAGGGTGCCGAACAATTTATTTAATCATTTCAGACACCTTAGGGCATTGGACTTGAGTCACACTAGCATTCAGAAATTGCCTGGAACAGTAGGAAAATTGAAGCAGTTGAGATATCTTGATTTATCTTGGACAGCGATAGAGGAGTTGCCTGAGGAGGTGAGTAATTGTGTAAATTTACAGACCTTGAAACTGGATTACTGTCTTCAGCTAAAAAAACTTCCGAAAGGGTTGGGAAAAATGATTAACCTGCGACATCTAGGATTAGAAGGCACTGACGAGCTGAAGTACTTACCGCAGGGCATAGGGAGGCTAAGTAGCCTTCGGACGATAACAAAGTTGATAGTGGAGGGTGGCATCGAAGGATGTAAATGGGGAGAAGTGAAACAACTGATcaatcatcttcatcttcaaggaAGACTCCAAATTATTGGGTTGGAAAAAGTCAAGAGCAGGGACGAAGCTAGGGAGGCAGAACTGTATAAGCAGCAGGATATTTATGCTCTATCCTATGAATACAGAGGTTATGAAgcgttggatgatgatgaggtgaagagaaTGGAGGACGTGCTTGAAATCCTGAAGCCCCATACAAACTTGAAAGAGCTGGCAATAAGGAGTTACAAAGGTTGGAAGCTTCCCAAGTGGATAGAGGATCCAGTGTTCTCCAATCTAGTGAAGGTGATCCTCTCGTCTTGTAAACAATTGCCGGGTCTTGGTAAACTACCTTCCCTTAAATACCTTTATATTAGGGCAATGGAAGAGCTGAGAAAGGTGGGTGGTGAGTTTAGTGGGGATGATAATAACGATGGAAGTGGTGGTGTCGTGTCATTCCCAAAGCTCGAGACCCTCTCCTTCGGAAACATGTCAAACTGGGAGGAGTGGGAATTGATAGGAGATGGAGAGGTTATGCCATCACTCCTCCTATTAGAAATAAAAGATTGTCCAAAGCTGAAGGAGTTGCCCGGTAATCTTCCACCCCGCCTCCGGAAGCTGATTTTAACGATAGGTAATGATGGGTTGGAATCGGGTGGGCCCTTACCCATCCTCCCCAACCTTAACCATCTGGTGATTTGGGGAAGTGATGAGATGACATCGTTCCCTTGTGGTTGGTTGGGGcaactcaaagccctccaaaATCTGGAGATCGTGTTTTGTTTAAATTTAAGGTCTCTACCAGAGGAGTTGCAACACCTCAGCATGCTTCAACAATTGAAGATACAGTTCTGTCCACTCTTAAAAGAGCGCTGtcgagaaggaggagaagatcggTACAAGATTGCCCACATCCCCAATATCATAATTACTTGA